One Rhipicephalus microplus isolate Deutch F79 unplaced genomic scaffold, USDA_Rmic scaffold_12, whole genome shotgun sequence DNA segment encodes these proteins:
- the LOC119168187 gene encoding uncharacterized protein LOC119168187, whose protein sequence is MEREEYVSMMCSTNPEQYELLREILHRQTTPGWPPLQVSFTGPTGCGKTFVLKLAIDVYNRCADCCGAVGWKYGSSSVPSVYNSVKCVIINEVSMMSADQLKLVDCRLRQITQRLTEPFSRLDVILGRDLRQLPPVRAREISKRPRRGDGLLGLSTATWHHLEYFPLARVMRQSDVTFSAVLTKIGDGRVLEPEEVKLLRFVTAEEAAERAPSAVRIFDSNAHVTNFNETMAHSQDDFMVPRTRDRYLGSIMPHLLENAKRRVARMVPSEFANLPGEVMAVVGKPYMITHKIDLVDGLVNGAVPVLHLCELAGLLPDDRDGVDEE, encoded by the exons ATGGAACGAGAAGAGTACGTCTCGATGATGTGTAGCACCAACCCCGAGCAGTACGAGCTGCTGCGCGAGATTCTGCACCGTCAGACCACGCCGGGGTGGCCTCCGCTGCAGGTCTCCTTTACGGGACCCACGGGTTGTGGTAAGACCTTCGTGCTCAAGCTCGCCATAGACGTGTATAACCGCTGTGCGGACTGCTGCGGTGCCGTTGGCTGGAAATACGGTTCCTCCTCCGTCCCTTCCGTCTACAACTC AGTCAAGTGCGTCATCATAAACGAGGTCAGTATGATGTCCGCCGACCAACTCAAACTGGTTGATTGCCGTCTGCGCCAGATCACGCAGCGACTCACCGAACCCTTCAGTAGACTGGACGTCATCCTCGGCAGGGACCTGCGGCAGTTGCCGCCCGTGCGAGCCCGCGAGATCTCCAAGCGGCCCCGCAGGGGCGATGGTCTCCTTGGATTAAGCACTGCCACCTGGCATCATCTCGAATACTTCCCGCTCGCGAGAGTCATGCGCCAGTCCGACGTCACCTTCTCCGCGGTCCTCACCAAGATCGGGGATGGCCGCGTGCTCGAGCCTGAAGAAGTAAAGCTTCTCAGGTTCGTCACGGCCGAGGAAGCCGCCGAGCGCGCGCCCTCGGCCGTGCGCATTTTCGACTCGAACGCCCATGTCACGAATTTCAACGAGACCATGGCCCATTCGCAGGATGACTTCATGGTGCCTCGCACGCGTGATCGGTACCTCGGCTCTATAATGCCACATCTGCTCGAGAATGCCAAGCGCAGGGTTGCCCGCATGGTTCCCAGCGAGTTTGCAAATCTGCCCGGGGAAGTCATGGCCGTGGTTGGCAAGCCCTACATGATTACTCACAAGATCGATCTCGTGGATGGTCTGGTCAATGGTGCGGTTCCAGTCTTGCACCTGTGTGAGCTCGCCGGCCTACTGCCCGATGATAGAGATGGAGTGGATGAAGAATGA